AAAAATCAACTAAATATATGAAAAAGATAACTCAGAATATTCGAAGGATTActataatatataatatatatagtAGTCCAATTTTTGTACGATGGGACTGTAGAGGGTATTATAGTAACTGTTTTATCGCTTGTTTTTGCTAGAAAATTAATTTGTTGGGCAGAAGGTCTTCCTGCATATCGTTTAGAAGACTCATGGATTGCCTTTGTAGCAGGGTCCCAAAACAGTTTCACTATTTTGTGTGGTTCTTTCAAATTTTTACATTCATTTGGGAGGAAGTTTTTCGCTTACATTCAGATGAAGTTGTCCAGTGTGCCACGAGAAGAAAGGGTCAGGCTGCTTTTGTATGCAATTGTAAAGATCTTTCTAACGTTATATCGAATGAGATTTAGTTGTCGTTCCGGCTTTTCTGGAAGAGATCGTTGTATTATTCCCAGAGTTCCTATGAACGCTAGTCAGTGCCTCATACAAAAAACTAACCCAGATAGTAATGATGTCCTTGTCCTTTCTATGAAAACCAGAGAAAGAGAAAAGGGGACCATTCCCTTGAGTTCTATTAATGCTAGTCCTCCACGCAACCGTCTAAAAAAAGTGTGGAGTTGCCCAGATTATTGAGTGGACGAATAGAAAATGTTCCACCGAAGGACGAATAAAAAAGCGAGAATAGTCTATAATATATCAATTtatatgaaaaaatgaaaaattgatATATTATAAGCTAAGCTGCTCTATTACTTGTATTTACTTGTAATAGAACTTATGGATTATTATTATATATACAGTTGAAAAATAAGATGAAACTGAGGACGAAAAATGGCAAAAAAGAAAGCATTCATTCCCCTTCTATGTCTTACATCTATAGTCTTTTTGCCCTGGTGCATCTCTTTTACATTTAAGAAAAGTCTGGAATCTTGGATTACTCATTGGTACAATACGAAAGAATCCGAAATTTTCTTGAATACTATTCAAGAAAAAAGTATTTTAAAGAAATTCCTAGAGTTCGAGGAACTGTTCCTCTTGGATGAAATGCTAAAGGAATATCCGGAAACACGTTTACAAAACCTTCGTATCGAAATCTACAAAGAGACCATCCAATTGATCCAGACGAACAACCAAGATCATATCCATACGATTTTGCATTTCTGTACAAATATAATATGTTTCCTTATTCTAAGTGTTTATTCTATTAGGGGTAATCAAGAACTCATTATTCTTAACTCTTGGGTTCAAGAATTTCTATATAATTTAAGTGACACAATCAAAGCTTTTTCTATTCTTTTCTTAATTGAGTTCTGTGTAGGATACCATTCGACTGGTGGTTGGGAACTAATGATTGGGTCTGTGTATAAAGATTTTGGATTTATTCCGAATGATCATATTATATCTTTTCTTGTTTCTATTTTGCCAGCCATTTTAGATACAATTTTTAAATACTGGATTTTCCGTTATTTAAATCGTGTATCTCCGTCGCTTGTATTGATTTATGATTCAATTCCATTCCAGGAATGACTGAAAAAACGACCCACTGATCCAATTCtaaaatttgtttttttttatataaaagCTAAACATTCCAAATTTCACTTATTCGTTTTACTCGTATTCTTCCTATAATATAGGAAGAATACGAGTAAATAGCAGAATCATGGATAGGGAACTGAGTAACCTACCTAATCTTATTGTAGAAATTTTCAGGATCAAGGATTGTACCATGCAAACTAGAAATGCTTTTTCTTGGATAAAGAAAGAGATTACTCGATCTATTTCCGTATTGCTCATGATCTATATAATAACTCGAGCACCCATTTCAAATGCATATCCCATTTTTGCCCAACAAGGTTATGAAAATCCTCGAGAAGCTACCGGCCGGATTGTATGTGCTAATTGCCATTTAGCTAATAAGCCCGTAGATATTGAGGTTCCACAAGCGGTACTTCCCGATACTGTATTTGAAGCAGTTGTTCGAATTCCTTATGATATGCAAGTGAAACAAGTTCTTGCTAATGGGAAAAAGGGGGCTTTGAATGTAGGAGCTGTTCTTATTTTACCAGAGGGTTTTGAATTGGCCCCTCCTCATCGTCTTTCGCCCCAGATTAAAGAAAAGATAGGTAATTTGTCTTTTCAAAGCTATCGTCCCACAAAAAAAAATATTCTTGTCATAGGCCCCGTTCCTGGGAAAAAATATAGTGAAATTACCTTTCCTATTCTTTCTCCGGATCCTGCTACTAAGAGAGATGTTTACTTCTTAAAATATCCTCTATACGTAGGCGGGAACAGGGGAAGGGGTCAGATTTATCCCGACGGAAGCAAGAGTAATAATAATGTTTCTAATGCTACAGCAACAGGTGTAGTAAACAAAATAATACGAAAAGAAAAAGGTGGATATGAAATAACGATAGTAGATGCATCAGATGGACGTGAAGTGATTGATATTATACCGCCAGGACCAGAACTTCTTGTTTCAGAGGGTGAATCTATCAAACTTGATCAACCATTAACGAGTAATCCTAATGTGGGTGGATTTGGTCAGGGGGATGCAGAAATAGTGCTTCAAGATCCATTACGTGTCCAAGGTCTCTTGCTCTTCTTGGCATCTATTATTTTGGCACAAATCTTTTTGGTTCTTAAAAAGAAACAATTTGAGAAGGTTCAATTGTCCGAAATGAATTTTTAGGAATGTGAATTTATCAACATATTAAGCTGGTAAAAAGAACTCCATTTTTATTGATAAATTCTGTAAAGACCATTGGTTCTTTCTAGTTTTTTTATACTATATTTAGAGAATTCCTTGTACCGTACAATTAGTCAGTTATAGTATGTATATTGTGAAGAAGACTATAGAATTAATTCGAACCATATGATTATGTCGCTGTTTTCAGATTTTCATGTTCTAGAATAGAAATCTTCGAATTTCTATTGTAATAGAATTAACTCGATACTAAACCTAAAAAATAGGTAGGTACAGAATATTAAGTAAAGTAGAAATAGAAAAGCGGAAAACAGGATTCTAGGATGGATAAGTTGTCTTTTCCTAGAGTCCGATTCCTTATTGTTTATGTCGAAATAGATACGTAGTGAAGGAATGGACAAAAAAAAAAGAGCGGGAATTGAATTCACCAAATACAAGTTTCTTAATTaacttcaaaaaaaaaaaaacaattgaATCATGAGTCTATATTAGAAATATATTTCTAGTAAGATTCCGTTTTCATTCAGATCCTAAAAACAGGATCTGGAATTTTTTGAAACATAGAATAAAGTTATCTATTGACTGACTTACAAAAATATTCTGATTATGAAGAACTCAACGGGACCCACTCGAATTCATCAAAGAAAGAGTGGATCCCTGTTGAGTTCTTATGCTTTCATTTCGAAAACGAAATTCATGCGATTATTACAGGGATGATCCCAATCCGGAATATGAACCATAAAAGAAAATACCAATTAAACCGATCACAACAATACCAGCTACAGTACCTATTATCCAAAGAGGAATTCTTCCAGTAGTATTGGCCATTTATCCCACTTTCCTCCACATTTGATCAAGTAGTCAGTCATACTAGAGACCTAAACAGTCATACATAATTATGAAATGATATCCTTCCGAATAGGATAAGAGAATTCCTAATATATATATACTATTCTCTTTTCTTCtattaattgattaattaattgAAGAAATAATTTGAGAATAAAACAGCAAGTACAAAAATGGGTATTCGTTACCATAGAGATATGACTCAAttctaaggtaaaccatacaagtcgagtcgccaccacacttctattatccaaaggaatggttagaaagcgaacaaacaaaaacctaaaagttttatcgaatcaaaaaaAAACTAGTgaaaatgtcagagatcggggtaagggttggttatgcaatgggaaggttttaagcacccaaaacatcctaggtactcctagggagcccttttcaatttgttgtaaggttggtattttgtgaaaaaattatgtgcaaaaacatgattgaagagatgagaagagaatgtacaagttattacATTTTGTATTTtgatggataaacccattgcctacgtaccatcttaaaaaagattaggatcaaaacctcatagttcggggtaaaaatctcaaaatgagttggtgaattgattgggtccaaaagccttaaggtcttttgttatccaagggagaaaactcaacctaaaaacacaaaatccaccatgtgaggatagcttcaacatgctagtgaggggttaaccctataataagcatggaagactcattgtccatcactaaggatataggtgaggattacatctacctcaaggataactcaaaccgaatagctaaaggttatgaaaaatttgattaagagggtggccattgaaaccacaaaagcatttgaatgggttatattaccaatgaaaagtatgtacaaaaatatggtcaaagttgacttagaagtttcaattcaaaataagttttatgaaaaaaagtttgaaaatcaaaagcataaggcttaggtttctaatgtttgaaaagaaatgttaaatgtttgtacaaaagttttggcttgggttagagtggagggaagaagaagaatggctaaagtcctaatcatacaagagataagggataagaaacaagaccacaaatggagttcctctcttgagatcatattgatgatccaagtagctcccatcctttggaatatgcaagcaaaataatagtaagctcaagcagTCAATcataatcaagcaagctcttagaagatccccaatggctcttagatctctctctcttagaagctcatggaaatggttcctcacttaggctcaatgtggaatccctagcacaagaacacacacattaaaagttctatcaaacaaatcaagaatgaacaagcaagagtttagaaattggtccttcaaagttctctttagcatttctaacattctaaaggctcaatgcctagttgctctttgactttttatagcactcaaaaggcccaatgcctagttgctctttgactccaaattagcataggggaagtcctaaagtctaagtccatttgtccatttctttgcgtttggtccacaacaaacaaaacaaaacacaagcacaatgatatatacacaatatatgctcaagtaagcaaaaggaaattgcattaacataaacatgtgctcaaatgagcaaaggggaaaagcaaatgaataatatgtgcaagaatagtaaattgcataaatgtaaagagcaagaagtaaatgttaatggttaatggttagtgtagtagttagtgtgccataaggcaaatttagcgctatgttagcaatcgtaattggacttatgtagaagtcacaactatctgaggtcggtcaataataatgtaggcaacaacacaagttagaggtctgattagtgaatcaaactccaacaacttgccatgccaaaagaagatgagaaatgatcttgtattgatttaggttctttgcatgatttagaaagcaatatatccttaatacaaagccattcacttgatccatgatcaagatgaattagatttgaatcaaggaagattaaacctctTTAATCAATactaaccaccaatctttaactcattgatcaaaaaagaagaagagaagaagaagaagaataaaagTGCAGAAAAGAATGGAATGTACTAATTAccaacaaatgttgaccaaagatagggaagatcaaggtcaaaccacagaaaacagaagcaaaatgaatattagaagtcaagaaataaacaaaatatttttggcatttttaatatttaaaataaaacttgaattaaaaataaaaagaaaggtcaaacttcaaactcacttcaaatcaattTTGAAAAGTCCAggtgaattatcccaagttcaacaaggtcaaacgaagtttgacaaaaaatttcagcatttttaaaagtcagaaactattttaaatcaataaaaaatgcataaaaataacctaattgaactaaaatctcaaataaatctcaaatcaattaataaattgatgagaatatttttcatggatctatcatcattcaaagaggttgagaaaatattttttgtattttttgaatatcaaaaaactattaaaatgaattaaaaataaccagaaaagaaaaaattatttaaaatagtaaatgatgaaataaaaaatattaaaaatcatttttagaaagtaaaaaataaaagagaaataatgcaattggtcccataatttttggaccaataatgaaagatatatggattttagaaataaaatggaattaaaagaaataaaagaaaatagaaatcagaaattaaaaattagaaaaaaggagaggcgttggacgatggctcattaattgagctggcataTCACATGGCTCTCAGCGCGCTTCCACACTACACGTgagtcaatgcaaccacacgctgtttattaaaaagtcataacaatgagaggcctagatcaaatctggaaatgagaatggacggccacgattggatctggagaccagacggtggccagcgccaccgtcttctccagctagctccggtgagagctcaaatttggAGAAGAACAAATGTGCACCAAAAcgcacgatccaggtaccaaatgaaaggtggagtgatgtacatcacacttatgccactcaattccactctagatccctattgagagagaaatcagagatggaactttggcggtgttcaactgaacttgcttgatttcaaaaattaagaacacaataatgatgcctctatgcagaggacttcagatcacacaaaatcaaggcaaatggaatCATATATGAGCTatttcgaagcaaaatgcagttgagcaaaacctttgaattgtgaagaattgagtcacgaCCTTTGATTGAGGAATTGTGAAGCTATGacatggtatttatagatggagatgGCTGAATGCATGATCTAACtagtgtgcatgggagaagagggcctccatgcatgggcctgtacaggcgcatggagggcctAATTATGATTGGAATTGCAAgatatacatcaccaaatgagaATTGGACGTGCAGAAATGATATCACaagctcatgcatggcaattggaatgattttcataaaatgAACTATTTCATAGAAGCTTTCGAAAATTccatgttgatcaaaacttcatttgggccttggaaattaatgaagtttgagcttgaagtgtagggtgcaaaacatgcctatgtgaaatttccaaatttggtcaatgttcaagcccttctgtttcaatgatgcaagctccaaatgacaaaatcttcaacatgaatgttgtagatattttcaataaaatcaatttggactcaaattttgcatcatttggatttttaatgaagaagttatgggcacttgaagttggactttttcacatttcaatgcatttggcctAAAGTGAACTATAATGTTTTGgattatcacatgtatttatttgagatttttctatttactcaacataacatttgaagtagactcaataagctttccaattctttaatctaacctcaaaatcatgaaaaatgaatgagttattcttgggaagttgacccaaaattagggtttcaatcaaaataacctataatgtcttggaatggatgatgaccttcaaagcttcaaatcaatttttgatgaacatgaaagttgttcatattatccctaagaccattttttctcttggggtaatctccatttcaccaacacataaaaagttaggtctcagtgtatttcaaaatagccagatgaattaactgatcaacttctcaagtccacacctcatatcttgatggattgatgattgaggacactcaaataagttcaaatatgcatgaaatcattaattaaataacttcccttgattgtatttgaccatgggttgaggttgcttcatgagcaaggcacagttgatgaacagatgaattagggtttcctgggaaacaagcctcaaaccccttgacttgctttgaccaaaaatgatgaattgagatgcttgggaggcatatttgatggatgagagctttgggaaccattaccatgcttgctttcatcttctcttgaccatatcaatgcacatagaatcttctagaagcttttagaccttgtgattgctcaagctacaaacaagaaaagttagtgacatatttttgtgcttttggttagtaaataaaaaatgagaaaagcaataatatacaattcaagcatgcttggtgatctcaaaccactcacaagagataccacccaaaggtaaggagccaagatgcttatgaatcttgaggttatgcaaatgccatgttatggtgccatgagggatcttagggtcaaaattggggttttacagaatgaatggatgcatggatgcaacaaacacactcaaggatcaagcaagtcacaccacacaaaggtcacgggatggctcaagtcatcgtcaatatcaatcatccgtttggtggattatggtttacaccttatcaacacccaagttccattgattttgaggatatacgagaacggatcgaccgtgaatcaagggttttttgtgagtcacgagcatggagtctcggttaggaaccacccaacgggagtgtactacggtttaaacctgacaatcatgttctaaaaggttctcATAGTctcatcatcccatctttcgaatattatcagataaaacgactactcgtcctccaaaatattctcaagagagactcttatgagtgtagtatcgcgtaacaatcgcatcaagtcttacacttgaacgaccttcacactacgtcctaaaataggccaagatgggctaggtatctaaggtcctcggtttctagggttcatattggaaagagaaatgcctaaccacgactactcgtgtgacattagtgatcccaataaaacctccaccaagtgattggacttgcaagttaacttgttaaggactaactccacacaagtcaacaagactatgtcattctcctatcataagtgcattcgagttcgggtatagaactcatctcacaagacACCGCCAAGCATACAAacaattaatatatcaagcaattcatacattacaaacaatacattcatcccaaatttgcacaaaaatatgccacaaataaaataaacatacaacacatacaagcaaaaagaAGGCTAAACCCAAGGGGTTTGTGTTCCCCAACAGAGccgccacttttctgtagcggggttttcattacctttagccttattgactaaaccaaaagtcaacatacaattcgagtcgccactgcacttttatttgtccagaggaaaggctaaaaagaaaacaaaagccaagtaagaagtttttcaaatcaaaaactaataaaaatgtcagagatctaggtaagggggttggttatgaaatgggaaggttttacgcacccaaaacatccttagtactctaagggaacaCCTTTTacaaatatgtgttgtaggttggtatttgtgaaaagatttgtgcaaaagattgaagggatgagaagagaatagattatatttacaaattttgttgtttgaatggatgaacccattgcctacgtaccatcacaaaggaggatcaaaaagccttaaggtcttttgttatcaaagggataaaactcaacctaaaccaacaatccaccatgtgaggaaggcttcaacatgctagtgaggggttaaccctataataagcatggaaggcttataatccaacactatGATAAGTCAAACCTATGcctaatgtttttgaaaagattttaacaagtggccattggaaccacaaaacaacttgaaaaGGGTTATATTAtaagttaaatttatttacaaaatgaggtcaaagttggattaaagtttatttacaatgagtatttatgaaaatggttttgaaaagtcaaaggtctaaggcctaggtttctaatttgaaataaagtcaaggttttgaaaatgatttttggcttggttagatGGGAGGAGAAtagagaagggctattcctaaagcatacaaagataagaggggaaagataacccttggagttccttttcttggagtcatggagatgactcaagatgctcttttcctttggatttagcacacaaacaagcaatcaataatttgaattcaagcgcctaggatctccatttggcttggctcttaacttggctactcatgacaatggtcctcttttcataatcttaagatgaggttcctatcacacaaaagcacacatcaaaaagctcacaacataataaagggaatggacaaagaataagtttgaggagaagtcctttgaggtcaactttgaattttagcattctaaaggcatgagacctagtttctcttcaacacattttcattctaaaggcatgaggcctagttgctcttgaactcctttaagcatgggtaaatcctaattctaagtcctttctccttttgcatttttgttcacatcaaaacaacacaaaacaacataaaataacaacatatttatatacaataatgggctcaaatgagcaaaagaaaaatgacataaacataaaaatatgtgctcaagtgagcaaagatgaaaatcaagatgaataatgagcgagaaataaatgacattaaaagtaaatgacaagaatttaaaagctcaaattaaacttagtagttagtagagttatgttagcttgtcataagacaatgtagcgctatgttaagcaatcgtaattggactaatatagtagccacacctatctgaggtcggtcaataagaatataggcaaataacacaagttagaggtcatgactagtaagccaagctccataaacttgtcatgccaaacaaaagggaagggccttgtattgacttttggttatttgcttgaccaagaagtaacctatccttgacacaaaataactcacttaatcatggatcaagttgagtttggtttggatcaaagaagattaaactcctatttgtcaagaccaacctcaagactttaactcatttgccattgagggaaagaaagagatgaagatgaaagggagggggtaagaagacaataaccaatcccaattgatcaagggataactcatccttgatcaaattcattcatctttctaggtgatgattcttaaggattctcaaaccacaagatccaattAATTTGTTCAAAGTTGAACCAATTCAACCTtaatcaacaccaaacagaagaggaatgaatataacaagtcaagaagtcaacaatatttttttggtaatttttgaattaaaagaaaatacaaataaaaaataaaaaaacaagttgaacctcaaattcaattcaaaataacttcaataagtccaattaaattctcataggttcaacatagtcaaacaaactttgactaattttctcataatttttaaaatcagaaagtaattaaaaccaattaaaaacaaccaaaaatagcataatatgaattaaaatctcaaataatctcaaaacaaacaagaaattgttgagactatttttcattgacttatcatgatccatagatgctatgaaaatatttttgtattttttaaaagtcagaaagtattttaaaatgaattaaaatcattaaaagtcaagaaaaatttcaaagttggtctcatatttttctgacttcatatgaattttaatgaattattgaaaatggaatgaattaaaagaaaataaaaataaaatgaaataaacgaAAAATGTTGAACCACCAGAtccaattcattaattgacgtggcaataGTGCACGGCTTGGATC
This Lathyrus oleraceus cultivar Zhongwan6 unplaced genomic scaffold, CAAS_Psat_ZW6_1.0 chrUn1024, whole genome shotgun sequence DNA region includes the following protein-coding sequences:
- the LOC127115087 gene encoding chloroplast envelope membrane protein-like is translated as MAKKKAFIPLLCLTSIVFLPWCISFTFKKSLESWITHWYNTKESEIFLNTIQEKSILKKFLEFEELFLLDEMLKEYPETRLQNLRIEIYKETIQLIQTNNQDHIHTILHFCTNIICFLILSVYSIRGNQELIILNSWVQEFLYNLSDTIKAFSILFLIEFCVGYHSTGGWELMIGSVYKDFGFIPNDHIISFLVSILPAILDTIFKYWIFRYLNRVSPSLVLIYDSIPFQE
- the LOC127115086 gene encoding cytochrome f, with product MDRELSNLPNLIVEIFRIKDCTMQTRNAFSWIKKEITRSISVLLMIYIITRAPISNAYPIFAQQGYENPREATGRIVCANCHLANKPVDIEVPQAVLPDTVFEAVVRIPYDMQVKQVLANGKKGALNVGAVLILPEGFELAPPHRLSPQIKEKIGNLSFQSYRPTKKNILVIGPVPGKKYSEITFPILSPDPATKRDVYFLKYPLYVGGNRGRGQIYPDGSKSNNNVSNATATGVVNKIIRKEKGGYEITIVDASDGREVIDIIPPGPELLVSEGESIKLDQPLTSNPNVGGFGQGDAEIVLQDPLRVQGLLLFLASIILAQIFLVLKKKQFEKVQLSEMNF